GTTGCGAGTGATGCGAGTTGAGAGAAACTTTCAGGTTTTCTGTTAAGAGAATTCTGCTCACGCACAATACACGGATAGGAGGTGCCGGTTTTGTAAGCGTGGATTCTTCATTCGTTATCTACGCCAAACATGCACCCTCGCTTTTATTTCCTTTGTTAAACGATAGAGGTCGTGTGATGAGAAGATGGAAAAGTACTCAGGCGTTCACTCTGGTGGAACTGCTTGTTGTGATTGCAATCATCGGTGTCTTAGTGGGGCTGTTACTGCCAGCGGTGCAAGCGGCACGCGAAGCGGCGCGGCGAATGAGCTGCAGCAACAACTTCAAACAAATTGGCTTGGCGGTGCACAATTATCACGCTGCCTACAATCAGCTTCCCGTCCATTTCACGGGGACACGTAACCCCGATGCAGCCACAGGCGGAGCGGGGGCGTGGGGTGATCCTGCGACAGGCGGCGGAAACAACATGCTGCAGCTCAGTTGGCTTGTGGGGGTAACTCCCTTTTTCGAGCAACAGGCACTATGGGAGAAAATCTCAAACCCGAACATTGAGGTTTCGACGGGCGGGACATTGAATGCCGGTTCGTTCTGGCCACCAATGGGCCCGCATCCACTGCGAGGATCCTATGTGCCCTGGGTCACTGAGATAACGATGCTTCGTTGCCCTAGCGATCCAGGAACCGGGCTGCCCGCGTTTGGTCGAACGAACTATGCGGCGTGCGTTGGAGATGCGATGGAGCTGACGAACGAAGGCGTGGCGAAGTACACGTGGGGGTCAGGATGGGGAGATCTGACGACGGATGCCGGCAATTGGCAACGTGATAAAACGGCTCGTGCGTTGCGTGCGCGGGCGAGTTGCCGTGGCGCGTTCGTCCCAAGGAAAGAGGTCAAATTCCGAGACATTCTTGACGGTTTGTCAAACACCATCATTGCGGGTGAGATCAAGACAGACCTCGGCGATAACGATGTTTCAACGAATCCGGTAAGACAGGCCGGGGTTTGGGAGAATCCGCTGGTATGCCGCAAGTCGATTGATCCCAACCGACCTCAGTTCTGGGATCCGTCAGTGACGACTCGAGATCCTCAGTGGAATGGAAATACTCACTCGTGGACATTGATTCGCCGAGGACTTGCTTGGGCGAACGGAACGAATCTTCATACCGGATGCACTACCATTCTGCCCCCGAACACAGAGCTTTGTTACAACGGAAGTGGTGATGGGTATGGCACCCTCGCTCCCAGCAGTCGGCACCAGGGCGGAGTGCATGTGTTGCTTGGAGACGGTGCAGTCAGGTTCGTTACTGACTCAATCGAGGCTGGTAACTCCAACAATCGTCCAGTCCTTGCCTGGGGTAACGCAACACATAGGAATCAACCTGGGGCGGAAAGTCCTTACGGGCTTTGGGGCGCGTTGGGCTCGCGGGCTGCCAAAGAAACGATTGACAAGGAATTTTAGAGCGACTTTTTAAGCGATGTCGCCGGACTTCCTGGGTCCGGAATTCTGGCGTATCCAGCTACTGTGAACGGGTACGACATCATTGGAAATGCTGTCACTTTGGCTCCGATCGTTTCCATGTGGTGTCAGGCTGATGCTGTCTGTCTTAGAGATTCAGCGTTCATTGAACGCCCATGAATAAGCGAGAGGCTGTGGTCGAATCGGCGGTTATTGGTTGTTGTCGATTAAGAAGATCTGAGCTGCCGGGGTTTTATGCCTGTGGGCTGCTTAAACAAAATATGACGTTTTTTGGAATGAGTTAATGAACTACAGTTGTCTCACGCTTCTATTGTTTCTGCTTCTTTTCTCTTCTGGGTGTGGTGAAAAGACTAACAATGTGATTGTCCCCGATCCTTCGACCGAGTTATCTAGCGACGAAATGGAAGCGATGATGCGACGACAAGCCGAGGTACCCGACGATTCGGAAATGCAAATACAGCAAGCAATGCGAGCGGAACGCATGGGTGGGAATTAGTAGGTCAATTGAATTCTGATGTTGTAGTTGGTCGAACCTATGCGATTGCTAAAACCGACGCGTGCGGGATTCTACCGATGGAAATCCTAGCGAAGTGTTTGGCGTCGCACGCTCTTACCTGTAGGCTCAATGGCTGTGTTCGGCTTGCCATGTTCGCGGGTGAGTCCACGATTACGCGGTGGCTTAAGACTTGATGATATCCGAAAATTCTAGCGATGCGGCGGTATTGTGGGTGCAAGCCGAACCGAGGTTACGCGCATTCGTAGCGGCCGCCGTGTGGGATGTTCACCATGCCGAGGACGTGCTTCAGAACACGGCGACGGTTGTCCTGGAAAACTTTCACGCCTACGACCCCAAGCGTCCGTTTCTCCCGTGGGCAATGGGAATCGCTAGGTTTAAGGTGATGGACTACTTTCGTTCTCAGTCGTCCAGTCACCCACAATTTTCGGATCTGACGCTTGCGAATCTAGCGACGGTGGCACAAGACCTCAATGACGAAGAGCTTGTCGACCGTCGAAGGGCTTTGAAAGACTGCGTTGCGCGCCTGAAGGGACGTCAGAGAAAAGTAATTGAACTTCGTTATCTTGATGGACGATCCACTGCTGAAGTTGCGACGAAGCTTGAAACGAGTTGCAGTACGATTGAGGTGACGTTGCATCGAGCGCGATCCGCGCTCAGAAACTGCGTTGGTCGTATGGGCAGCGACATTCCGACCATGGGCTAAAGTGAGATGAACGAGGAACTCTTTGACCGATATTTAAATGGGACTCTCGATCCGGAAGAACTCCGCAAGATGGAGGACTGGATCAATGAGGATCCAGACAACGCCCGGCAGTTCCTTCAGTGGTCGGCTACTCACCTCGATACCCGCGCTGTGTTAGAAGCCGAGGAGTTGCAAGAACTTACTTTGCAATCTTGTCCTGTCCAAATTGAAAGCCAGCCAGTCGAGCTGAAAAAATCTGCTGGACGAAGTTTCGGACCTCTCCTTCGCGGCACCGCAACGGCCGCTTGCTTGGCAATCCTTGTATCGGGCGGATACTTCCTGGGGCGGATAAGACCGCAGGATTTAATGTCGTCTGGTGCCGTTGCCGTAAAGACGAAGGAACTCGACGAAATCCGGAAATCGTCAGGTGCCACGATCGTCCAACGGATCGACTGCGTCATGCAGCAAGAGAAATGGAGCTTTGGCAATCTGAACCGGTTCGAGCCAGGGCAGTCGATACGCGTCTCGGAAGGAGTCGTCGTCGTCGAGTTTGACTGCGGCGCCCAGGTCACTTTGCAGGGCCCCGCGGACATGGAAGTGGTATCCGCCGATCGTGGATTTTTACGTAACGGTAGGCTGACCGCTTTTGTTCCTCCGGTGGCGGTGGGCTTTGAGATTCAAACCCCCAGAGGTCGTGTGATTGACCATGGCACGCAGTTTGGAATAACGGTCGATGAGGACGGGGCATCGGAAACACACGTGTTCGATGGGGAGGTCGAAATGGTTCAATCAGTCGTGGGGCGTTCGCACCAACGGGAGGAACCCAGTAACCGTACGCCACCTGGACGCAAACTAACTGAGAACATGGCGGTGCGAGTTTCAGCCGACTCGAGCGAAACCAATGAACTCATCCCTGCGAACCCCAAAGAGTTCATCCTGCTTCCGGTTCGCTCAGCTGAATCGGTAAACAATACCGAAACCACTACAGACTTACCTGAAAAAGAAGATCTGTTAGCGTGGTTTGAAGCGAGTCAGGGCGTGCAGCTTGACGACGATTCACGCATCATCTCTTGGCAAAATCTCGCAGTGCTTGACCGTGCATCGGCCAACAATGAGTCGGTTCCCAATTCAGCCGCATGGCAGGTCGACTCGAGGTTCCGCCCATCTTGGAAGACCAGTGCGATTGCGAATCGCCCGGCAATTGAGTTCGGCGGTTGGGATGGTCGTGAATTTCTAGCCACGACTCCATTTCAAACCGGCGACGAGGTGACTGTCCTCATGGTTTGTCAGTATGGCGACTTCAAAGATGATCCAAACTACTCGCAACTCATGACCCTCGGTAGCTCTACCAAACTCATTTTAGAGCGAAAGAATGCTTCGAATTTTGCAAGTGTCGCTTGGTGGTACAGTGCCGACGGTGGTGGGCAGTTTTCATCGGTAAAACTCCAGTCAGACTACAACATGCCAAATGATGTCGCTCACGTTTGCGCCGTACGTTACAGCCTGCCATCCGATACGTACGAGATCTTTGTGAATGGACAGATTCAGTCACGCGACAATGCGGTCGGCAGTCTCGCTTCCAATGACTCGTATATTATCGGTTGCCATCGAGACCGTAACGATCACTTCTTTCGCGGCGAGATCGCGGAGA
The Neorhodopirellula lusitana genome window above contains:
- a CDS encoding LamG-like jellyroll fold domain-containing protein codes for the protein MNEELFDRYLNGTLDPEELRKMEDWINEDPDNARQFLQWSATHLDTRAVLEAEELQELTLQSCPVQIESQPVELKKSAGRSFGPLLRGTATAACLAILVSGGYFLGRIRPQDLMSSGAVAVKTKELDEIRKSSGATIVQRIDCVMQQEKWSFGNLNRFEPGQSIRVSEGVVVVEFDCGAQVTLQGPADMEVVSADRGFLRNGRLTAFVPPVAVGFEIQTPRGRVIDHGTQFGITVDEDGASETHVFDGEVEMVQSVVGRSHQREEPSNRTPPGRKLTENMAVRVSADSSETNELIPANPKEFILLPVRSAESVNNTETTTDLPEKEDLLAWFEASQGVQLDDDSRIISWQNLAVLDRASANNESVPNSAAWQVDSRFRPSWKTSAIANRPAIEFGGWDGREFLATTPFQTGDEVTVLMVCQYGDFKDDPNYSQLMTLGSSTKLILERKNASNFASVAWWYSADGGGQFSSVKLQSDYNMPNDVAHVCAVRYSLPSDTYEIFVNGQIQSRDNAVGSLASNDSYIIGCHRDRNDHFFRGEIAEIVLYDHMLSQSVLDQATETLMKKYGIETRMSQ
- a CDS encoding sigma-70 family RNA polymerase sigma factor; the encoded protein is MISENSSDAAVLWVQAEPRLRAFVAAAVWDVHHAEDVLQNTATVVLENFHAYDPKRPFLPWAMGIARFKVMDYFRSQSSSHPQFSDLTLANLATVAQDLNDEELVDRRRALKDCVARLKGRQRKVIELRYLDGRSTAEVATKLETSCSTIEVTLHRARSALRNCVGRMGSDIPTMG
- a CDS encoding DUF1559 domain-containing protein is translated as MRRWKSTQAFTLVELLVVIAIIGVLVGLLLPAVQAAREAARRMSCSNNFKQIGLAVHNYHAAYNQLPVHFTGTRNPDAATGGAGAWGDPATGGGNNMLQLSWLVGVTPFFEQQALWEKISNPNIEVSTGGTLNAGSFWPPMGPHPLRGSYVPWVTEITMLRCPSDPGTGLPAFGRTNYAACVGDAMELTNEGVAKYTWGSGWGDLTTDAGNWQRDKTARALRARASCRGAFVPRKEVKFRDILDGLSNTIIAGEIKTDLGDNDVSTNPVRQAGVWENPLVCRKSIDPNRPQFWDPSVTTRDPQWNGNTHSWTLIRRGLAWANGTNLHTGCTTILPPNTELCYNGSGDGYGTLAPSSRHQGGVHVLLGDGAVRFVTDSIEAGNSNNRPVLAWGNATHRNQPGAESPYGLWGALGSRAAKETIDKEF